The Thermoanaerobaculia bacterium genome contains the following window.
GTCCCGGAGCGTCGAAGAGACGGCGCTGACCTTGCCCCGCCACTCCCGTCCGGGAAGGCCGTCGAACGTCGCGGTCAGCTCCTGGCCGGGCGCGATCTTCGGAAGATCGGGCTCGTCGACCCGCGCCCGGACCCGGCGGCGGGCGGGGTCGGCGACCGCGGCCACGACCTGTCCCGCCTCGACGCGTTCCCCCGTCTTCCGCGGCAGGCCGTAGACGACCCCCGCCGACGGCGCCGTGACGACGAGCCGGGCGACCCGCGCTTCGAGGTCCGCGGCGGAACGGCGGGCGAGCGCGAGGCGCGAACCCGGCCGGTCGGGAGCGAGAGCCTCGAGCCGGGCGCGCGCGGAAGCCAGCCGCGACCGGGCCTCCGCGGCGGCCGCCGAATCGGCGTCGCGGGCTTCCGCCGTGATCGCCCCCGATCGAAGCAGGCGCTCGTCGGATTCCACGGCCCGCGCGCGGCGCGTCGCTTCGACGTCGAGGGAAGGAATCTCCGCGGCGGCCGACGCGCGCTCGACATCGAGAGCCTCGGCTTCCCCGCTCGCTTCCCGCGCCTGCCGTTCGAGATCGGGCGCCGAAAGCCGGACGAGCACCTCTCCCGCGGTGACGCGGGCGCCGTCCCGGACGAGAATCTGGTCGACCGACGCCGCTTCCGGCGCCCGGCGCTCGCCGCCCGGCTCCGGCTCGAGCGTCCCGTCGCACAGGACCGGGATCGTGATGTCGTGTCGCCGTGCGACCGCCACTCCGGCGAGCGTCCCCTTTCGACACGCCGGCCCGGCCAGGAAAGCGAGGCCCAGGAGGGAGATCGCTTTCGGAACGCGTCCGAATGCGGACGGACGCGAGCGGAACGCCCCGGCGCGCCGCCGGCGGAAGAAACGGGGAGGTCGCGCCGGGAAGGCGCGCTGTCGCTCTTCGATCCCCCGATTC
Protein-coding sequences here:
- a CDS encoding efflux RND transporter periplasmic adaptor subunit, yielding MAVARRHDITIPVLCDGTLEPEPGGERRAPEAASVDQILVRDGARVTAGEVLVRLSAPDLERQAREASGEAEALDVERASAAAEIPSLDVEATRRARAVESDERLLRSGAITAEARDADSAAAAEARSRLASARARLEALAPDRPGSRLALARRSAADLEARVARLVVTAPSAGVVYGLPRKTGERVEAGQVVAAVADPARRRVRARVDEPDLPKIAPGQELTATFDGLPGREWRGKVSAVSSTLRD